The sequence AATAAAAACACCATATAGAGAATGACAAGATGAATGAAGACACATTATAGAATCAGAAAGCTCACCAGAGCTATCTATACCACTAGTCAATTTTCATACCACATGCTTTTTCCAAGTTTATAAAATCATGTGTTTGATTTGTTTCTTCGCTCTAAATCTTCATAACATATTACGCGAGCAAGAATAAAGCATCCAATATTCGCTTTTCTTGACCAAAAATAAGAAGTTCTTTGATATTGATGTGATTTTCCTCTATTTTCACAAGATAAATGCTATTTGCCCTGGTCTTTCTATTTGAAATTATTGATTAGCAACAAAAAATGAAATTTACCTATTCATTGCATCCTAATAAAATCACACCATCTAGAATCATGCCATTTGACCTCATAATAAATTAAGTAAACTATCAAGAACAAAGAGTCGCATCCGATAATCATGCATTGCATCCATTTAACTTCATAATGCTTGGGTGCTTAATAATAATTAACTTAGTCTAATTGATGCATCCAAACGCTCCAAAACTATTGCAGAATTATAAATCAATTCTTTGTTGGAATTATAAATCAACCAAGCATAGTGAATAGTATTATTAAGCACAACAAGTACAACATAAAACGACATGGGCATCATAAAACCAATATCGAATTAGAATGTGACTAACAAGTTAAGTACAACAAAAAACGACATGGGCATCATGAATAGTATAAAAGGTTCCCATGACCACTAGTGATTCAGGCAAACAAATATTCAAGTGAACCACTCTTTGCCATGATTGTAGCACAAGAATAGACCGTCCACCTCAACATAAACGGGATTCATGACCTACCACTGCAGCATAGTTCAAAGAGTGATGTCGAATATCTTCATCACAATAAAAAGCCatcaagaagattttttttaaaaaagacaaAGTTTGGTGGGAATAATCAATGCTTTGGCAAGATCAATCAATGAAAAGgatggaaaaaaagaagataacaaCATAGAAACAAAACACACCTTCAAAAACTTCCTTTTGATTCATGTGTGAATTTTAAGCTTGTTTCTCTCTTCTACTACAAGTTCTAACTATAAGGTAGTCAAATCATCACAAAACTCATAATTTTGTCCATTGCATGCTTACAGTTCTAAACACCCAACACAGTTAATAAAATACACAATTCAAACAATGTGAAGCACCATGAGTCAGATACTCTGCACACATGAAATACAAGAAGCAAAGCTCATATTTTGACCTCCCTATCAAAGTCATTATGATCATAAATAGTAACCTCTACCAGGAGAAACCGAAAGAGCGATGGAAACAAACATTCCGATGCGTTATTTTGTCGTAGGATACATATATAGTATACCTGAAGCAGGCTGGTGGCGTAAGTGATGTAGCTGCGCATCCTACCCTGAGCCGTAATACGAATCTCATTCTCATTGACAGAGGTTGCCTCCTTCGGCTTCTGCACCCTCTGGTACCGATCCATCTTCTCCCCCACGAAAAGAATATATAAAGAATTAAACCTTTACGccattaaaaacaaaaactttcaCAGAGAAACAAATCCACTGCTCTCAGCAATtacagaaacaaacagaaaaacagatcaAATCCACGCCAGACGATCTTCCAAGAACTTTGAAAACAGAAAAAGAGGGtccaaaaatctacagaaaCAAACCCTAAAGACAAGACATACTCGAGATTGGAGCCCGAAGAAGGgacaagaagaagaggaaagagagagaaggagacccCTTCAACTGCAGACAACTGCTAGGGTTTGTCGCAAAGCGAGTGGGATCAAACTAAAAATCTAGAACTAGAaaagatcaaaagaaaaagaatcttGGAGAGTCGTCGTTCTTGTTTGTTTGGTTCTCTCCACCCTTCTCTATGACCCGTATTCTTCCTTTCCGCCCTCGAGTGGAAACCTCtcggggctcgtttggttcgcaggaaaacgaggggggaaagtgtggtcaacgggaaagtaatgaaatgcctcttgtttggttggagttttcaaaggagagagatgggaaagttgtattcccatgggaatatgattcccacatttcatgggaaagtctttcccatgagaaacatgggaaagttactttcccatgaggtgggaatcactctttttttattttttcccaaaaagacccttcagcattaaagaagcattaaagaggcattaaagatctaatttttattaagggcataataggaattatacataactttcctaggaaagtggatggtcaaccaaacataagcactttggaaattagtcactttcccatggttaaccaaacatgtcaaaagtactttcctaggtatcctcttcctaggaatctgattcccaggaatcatatttctaggagggaaaatacttcccgcgaaccaaacgagccctcgaTGCAACGGGGCTCTCCTCCCTACTAATGTAAAATTACCATCATGACACGGCTGATTACAACGGCTTGATGGAGATCCAAGGGTGCACAATGTATGAAAGTTTTGGGAGGAGAGTGATCCTCGGCGTGAGGTACACCGTTTCGAAAATTCAAACTCAAATGGTAAAAGGTGGCCATTTTTGAAATGTTATATAGATATCTATTATTCCTTAATAAaagtactaaaaaaaaaaatcacatgcacgaaaatatttttaaaaaataataacaacaatTTCTAGCTTGCAGAAAAATAGCTTTCTAATACCggttcatataattttttttttataaaatatagaaaACTTATTTCTATGAaaaagttgtttttcttttttttgtctttgaaATCTCCAACCAAAtacatactttttcttttttttccattgaTCATACTTTCTCTACTCCTTTTCTCGCCAACAAATTATTTATGGCACATGAAACTTAGTGCACAACAACTTAATTGGAGTTTCTTATTGTAAATCCAAatttattttctgattctatGACCACTGCCATATTTCACAAGATGTGTTTAACTTGTGGTGTTAATAAAGATCAGAAAAGGCAAAAATACTACAACAATTACAATTGTTTTATCTCATACAAATATTGCAAAAGCTGTAACGAGATAGAAATTTGTTGGCTAATCTCATAAAATTGCTTGTGATGGGAATATCAAAATTGAGGAGAAGATGGAAAAGTCGAGCAAAATTTTTATAGACCGATATACTGAATGAATGAAGTAAAAAGAGGAATGGCGAATGTTGATTTCTGCCCTCTTCCACAAAATTAATATGTAATCAATGTCCAGATATTTAATCAAGATAAAAAATCAATATTTAAtgttagttatccacaaaattATGACATATAATGCAAAGTAGTGATCGTTCTTGGCATGGTAggattttttttgtgaaaggcTTTTCAAGCATGGATCATTCCTTTGTCATGACGGTCGCATATTTGTTTAGATTTGTATTTTTCCTTATTTCTTAATCAATCGAGCTGTGAAATCACAGTTACATTCGCaatgaatatatattttttagaagaaaagttgaatatattcTCGTgtctaaaaatttgaatttaggCAAATAATTAAGTTAGGATATTGGTGGATATAGATGAAAATTATGATAACAaatgataattaaattttatgcatGTCTAGATTTGAGGTCGACATGTAGAATAAAGACatgaatatttataaataaataaataataaattaattagcATAAAGGAGAAACAATTATAGATGAGAAAGTTTTCTAGATGATATCTTAAAAATTCTATCATAGTCGTGCCTTCATACCAATttcaatttgtacaagcaatatatGGACTTTTCTTTTCTACAAACCACATCAACTCTTTTAGTTATGTGTGAAAAACAATCTCTATATGAATTCAATTCATACAttgactccttttttttttttcacaaaccATATCAGTCGTCGTAAATAATATGTATGAAAACAATAATAATTGCAATAGTAAAACTTTTTGCATATGAATTGAAGTTGCAGATGGACTCTCTTTTTCCACGATATGTATCACTTACAGTAAATGATGTGTAGAAATAATAATTGTAAGAGCATTAGCTAATTTGAATTTGACCTAGGATAAAATGGACTGCGAGGTGTTGATTTCATGCGACATGATACGAAATTAGAGTAAAAAATTGGAAATGCTTGTGATCAATAACTAATAATTGAAAAATCACATCTGCTGCTCATCAAGATCTACACCATACATGGATCTCTATGTAGTCCTGATGGCTATCTGCTTTCCACCAAAAGCAGGGAACTAAAAactagaggaaaaaaaaaacaccaccaCAATAACTTGTGAGGTGATCGTCACTTCCAACACCAGTCCTACTTCTCAACTGCAACGTCCTCTTCATGCACTTACTGCTTTTCAACTAGACCGGGATGGCGgaagtaaaaaaaatagtttcaaTCTTTACCCCATCTTTTGGTGTGCAAGTCTTTTAAACTCTTGATTGAAATGTACATAAACTCCATCTACTGCATTTCTCCACACAACCGCAGGAAACCTCCCAGATTCTCAGAGTCCTACAGCATTCCTCGTTTGGCCATTGGCATCACTAGCTAGTATTCATTCTCTACCCTCATGGCAAGCACTGGAGAGAACAAATCACGAAACCCCACACAAGGAAAAGCTAAAATCCTGGCGCTTGGCAAAGCCTTCCCTCACCAACTAGTCATGCAGGATTTCCTCGTAGATGGCTATTTCAAGAACACAAAATGCGATGACCCTGAGCTCAAGCAGAGGCTGACTCGACTTTGTAATCCAAGATTCATGGCTCCTCAGcttcttcttctctattttATTACTGCTAATAATATATATGTTGTTTCTCCTAACTCAAGTTGATGCGAGTTATTTCTATAGCAAAGTACGTAGGAACTAAGAGTTGCATGCCTTCTTTGGATCGTAGGCAAGACAACCACAGTCAAAACAAGATACGTGGTCATGTCCGAGGAGATCTTGAGGAACTACCCGGAACTGGCAGCGGAAGGCCTCCCCACGGTGAAGCAACGCTTGGAGATATCCAACAAGGCGGTCACGCAAATGGCCGTGGAAGCCTCACTGTCGTGCATCAAGGCACTTGGGAGGCCCCTCTCCGCCGTCACCCACCTGGTCTACGTCTCGTCCAGCGAGGCCCGCTTCCCCGGAGGTGACCTCCACCTCGCCCTCGGCCTCGGGCTCAGCCCCGACGTCCGTCGCATCATGCTCTCCTTCACCGGTTGCTCGGGAGGTGTCGCCGGCCTCCGCGTCGCCAAGGACTTAGCCGAGAACAACCCCGGCAGCCGCGTGCTGCTAGCCACATCCGAGACCACCATCGTGGGGTTTCGACCCCCGAGCGCCAGCCGGCCCTACGACCTGGTCGGCGCCGCGCTTTTTGGTGACGGAGCAGGGGCTGCGATCCTCGGCGTCGATCCGATACCGGGCGTCGAGACTGCCTTGTTCGAATTGCATTCTGCGGCCCAGCAGTACCTCCCGGGCACCGAGAAGACCATCGACGGGCGGCTCACCGAGGAGGGGATAAATTTTCGTCTAGGAAGGGAGCTCCCACAGGTCATTGAGGACCACGTTGAGGCGTTCTGCAAGAAGTTGATGAGAGAAGGTAGGGAAGGAGGTGAGGATGCCGAGAACAATGAGATGTTTTGGGCGGTTCATCCCGGTGGGCCGGCGATATTGAGCAAGGTGGAGAGTAGGCTGGAGTTGTGGCCTGATAAGTTGAATGCCAGCAGGAAGGCATTGAGGGATTATGGAAATGCCAGCAGCAACACTATCGTGTATGTCTTGAACTACATGGTGGAGGAGAGCAGGAAGAGAAGGGAGAAGGGAGAGAAGGATTGCGAGTGGGGTCTTATACTTGCCTTTGGGCCTGGTGTTACCTTCGAGGGGATTCTGGCAAGGAACTTGGTGGCTTGAAACTTGACAGAGAAGAACAATTTTTATTCAActcttttataaaatatatatgcatgcatatcgGTCTGTTTACCGAAAGAATAATTTAGCATGATGACATAACAATGTCATATGCAAAGTCCTGTTCTTTATATACATCTATTTGAATGCGAAAAAAGACTTAATACATTCGCTCTTTGCCTTTGTTTGCTGTTCTTCCTTTAACtctaatctttttattttttttttccctcaaaaAAACAAACAGGTGCGATAAAATTTTCATGATAATACAGGTAGCAATAAAAGACTCGACTCGCCTCTAAAACATTTGcatgaaatcaaacaatctatttCCATCTTTGGTGTATTTAAAGGATTTAACCTGCACCTAACTTAccatctagttagaaatatgaAAATCAAACTATCCGAAAATTAAGTTTCACTCTTCAGGAGCTCACCTCTCGAATTAAGTTTTTCAGACAAAAACCTGTCAAGAATAAGTTAGATGTCACATATTGCTCATTTCAAGGCAATTTAAACCTTCCATTGCAATGGTGTTCGGATCTTGCATATATTTTGGTACGTGGATTTATTTCTGTAGACCTGATGCATGCATACGAATTGATATATGGCACATGTAAGCTATGTAGATCTCAAGTGCCAAACGTCAGCATCTGCATATATTTTCTACTGCCAGATTCAAGTTACACCAGGTGTAACTCTTATAAAGTTACACCGTTTTTGAATTCAACCATAGAAGAACTACATCAATGATCCAAATTGTTGCATGTGATCTATTATCTTCAAACTACTTATGCAcacaaaatatgaaaaaatatttataaagatgtggaaaaatcaTTTACAATTGAAACCTAATTGCAAAATGTATACATAGTCAACGGAGAAGTTGACAGAGACGGGGAGAAAAATGCCCATCTAGGGGACACTGCTTCATGTATTCTATATTCTTGTGAGAGTTCATAAATTCTGATAGTCAAGGAACTGTCAGCTGAAAAATTACAAGAGGCCTAGCCAGCTTTGGAATGCGTCCGATCAACTTTAACCAGAGCCAGGCTTTTATCAAAAAACTTTAATTGGAGCCCACATCAATCCCCTTATTCTTCAAGAATTCCTTGGCCTCTGCAATATCCTGCTTGACAAAGATACGTTCGTATCAGATACAAGATGCCATAATAATACAAAGAATTACCCTAGCATTCCTAAGGTGCAATACATGCATATGCATGGGTGCTTGTCAGAGAAAAAATCATTAAATTTGAGAAAATATTATGGAAGACTGAAAGATGCATGTTTTTCTAATATGCAGAAGCATCTCTGTCGAGATTCCATCACAcacttgttttttctttttcctttttttgggcCCATTGCAAGCTAAAGTAGAGGACTCCTCTAGAATCCGCAACAGCAAGACGCAACAGGTCTCGGCAAAAGTCAGATGTTGATTGAGAAGAACCAGCACCCCAGATGGCTAACAGGTCAACAGGCCGGTT is a genomic window of Phoenix dactylifera cultivar Barhee BC4 chromosome 4, palm_55x_up_171113_PBpolish2nd_filt_p, whole genome shotgun sequence containing:
- the LOC103699785 gene encoding type III polyketide synthase B codes for the protein MSEEILRNYPELAAEGLPTVKQRLEISNKAVTQMAVEASLSCIKALGRPLSAVTHLVYVSSSEARFPGGDLHLALGLGLSPDVRRIMLSFTGCSGGVAGLRVAKDLAENNPGSRVLLATSETTIVGFRPPSASRPYDLVGAALFGDGAGAAILGVDPIPGVETALFELHSAAQQYLPGTEKTIDGRLTEEGINFRLGRELPQVIEDHVEAFCKKLMREGREGGEDAENNEMFWAVHPGGPAILSKVESRLELWPDKLNASRKALRDYGNASSNTIVYVLNYMVEESRKRREKGEKDCEWGLILAFGPGVTFEGILARNLVA